From the Euwallacea fornicatus isolate EFF26 chromosome 10, ASM4011564v1, whole genome shotgun sequence genome, the window AAGATTTTAGTTCTTTAGAGGGTAAGTAGTAACGTTTCAATTCCCATTTTGCGTTTTGTTCTTTCAAAAGTTAAAACACTGCGCGATAATATgtaaagaaaacttttttttatcgtaaaaaataccacaaatttaatatttatattctcaCTTTCAGTTCTTTTGTATTGTGTAGTTTTGCCTGTGTTAATACTATGTTTCTAGTTGGGTAAAACAATCCATTTATGACTGGGCTATCACAATGGATTTTTGATTAGATTTTATATGATTACTTTCTATCTCTTGATTTACCCACTTTCAGGAATTAATCGAGTTATAATCCCTTTCATTGTATGTGGAGATGTCAGTGCATATGACTCGGATACGACATACCCTTTACAACTAGAGGGCGAAGCCCCTTATAAATATACACCCCCCGTTCAGCCCCCTATTGCCCCACCCTATAGCTTTAAACCTGAGTCGTCGAAGTCCGATATTGAtcagtttttaaagaaaattgacaaGGCCGTTAAGAAAGTAAGACTAGGTGAAGTTGCAAATGTTAGCGACGAATTAGAAAAGATAGATAATACCGATGATAATCTGCCCGAAATGGCAATTTCTCAGGGTAAGATGAATATCGAGTATTGAGAAACGTTGTGATGAGTAATGAAACATACTTATAAATTAGATTCTGACAATAGCCAGTTCAGCAGTACTTTCTACTCAGATCCCGATCCTGTAGGATATACAATTATGAACCAAGACATCAAAACTAAACAAATATTCGACAACGGGCCGTATTTCGACTTGATTACCAAAGTGGATAAAGTTAGAAAGCAGCAACCGGAACTTGACGCTGAGGCGTCAGCCGAACTTAAAAATTGCGACCTTAAATTGCTACCAGAATTCGAATTGTTGTGTGACGAGCAAGCAGATCCAGACGTGGTCCAGGCATTGTTGCAACACATTCAATTAGGAAGTGTCGAAAACAGTTGTGTTACGTGCTTTTGCTCAGATTAatagaaaacattaaaatatttgtgtttcatttattcaaatttcccattaccaaaataatattgaatttacgTATTCGTATTTACCTGCATCTTCTTGGTATTTTTCGCCTAAAGCTTGGGACCACAGATGGGTCCTCCATTGGTCTAAACTCATGAGCTTGTTTTCTGGGCATCTTCTAAAATTGCTCAGGAAATTCGCAGCCATTGACGTAGCTTCTTCATTACTGAGGCTGTATTTTAGTATGAGATCTTTGGCaatctaaaataaattgttttccgTTTGCTAAGAATTTTTGTAGCATGCATGCAATAAAGTTGTACTTTCCACACGTTACATATAGTATTTTcacttaataaatttggattaTTGCTTTAGTTCTTGTATAAACGATTTAAGCAGCGAATGTTAAAAACAACGGTTTCCTGCAATTGACAAAACAACCATGACCAATATTGAACGCCACGAATATTGATATATCCGATTCACTGTGCAAGAAACCTAGATCGGTAGGTAGGTGGATTTATTTATATCCCAACATGCAAATTTACTACTTTTATGCATTCTGAAAATGTACGTATTTGAAATCTCCGAGCTGCAGAAATGGGGCAATTCAATACTGAAAGGACGTCGCCGAATACCCATTTTCTTAAAACAcagattaaattttgtattatttgaaattctaaagttcaaaattttgcccttttttctttaacttatTCTTCAATgctcaaatttaataaatattaataaatttatcatgACATCATTAGTTATGCAAATTTCCTTCAGGAGGTACTTTTCAAAGGAACGGTGATAAGAGTTTGCTCTGAGAGAAATTGATACCTATACTAAAAGTGGCGTTGATATTACGAAAGAATGCTCTATTTAACCCCGACCCCAAATCGAATAAAAGTAGacattttccttaaatttctaTTCAATTCTTTAATCTATTTCGCACCAACGAATATCAATCATAAAGCCATGAGAATCAGTTATAAATTTCCTTTCCTCATATAGaatgatcaaaatttttttctaaacagTAAACCAAACAATAATATATTCCCCTccctttcaaataaaaataacaagtcTTGATCCCAtctaaagataaaaataaacatataaacATTATGTTTGTAGCGCAGTTTCAGTTCATCTGTTAATTTATTAGGTTGAACTATAAATAACTCGATAAACAATAAACTAGGTGTATCTTTTAATAGAGGATTCATGTTTTTCCAATATAAGGGATGTGCAGGCTCATTGTGATAGTATAAAAACCagtgttatttttgaaaacgtaTACATAATTCTCTATAAATAGCATTCTTTAAGTTGCCACAACTTGGAAACATTTCAAGCTTCAATGTGAAAAAAGTATCATACCTATGTGGGAgtgttttatatataaatcaGTTGCTTGCTGTGTTGTAGTTGTAAATAACTTTGAAAcaactttaagaaaaaaaaacatttatttttctgtataAAAAATTGGGTAATATTAGCTAGCACGAGATGAAAACAACAAACCAACAATTTCTTATactacttaaataatttttgtatttgttattaaaatttgctcTATTGATTTTCTTTTAGAGATTTCCGGatcaacatatttaaaaacaaacaatgcacaaataaataaaaaaccaaaatgcATGTATACAAGTAAATACAATCTTGAGcacttgaaattaaaaatgtaaaaaaggccttattttaattaatcaccAAATAGCTTTTTGCCTAATTCCATAAGTCTGTGGTTACGACACACTCTCAAGGCTTCAGCCTTCTTGAGCACCTCTACAACACTTTCATTGGCATCCACCAAGTGACAAAGGAAGTCTTCAAAAGCCGATTTTACATTCGCCGGCAAAGTCCCGATTTTGACTTTCTTCAACAATTGAATAATTCCTTCCGCCCATCCAGATTCTATGATAAAATCGCTGATCCAGGGAATTTGAGAAATTATTCCAGCCAGAGTTTGCATTCCCAGGAACCATAATTCCATAATTTCCAGCCAATGTTCCTTATATGACATTGCCACCACTAATTCATTTGGATCATTAGATTCGTCAATGATGTAGGCATCCCAGAGAAATCGAATTGTGGCTTGAACGAAACGACAGATTGAGAAatcgtttttctttactttattAGAAAGTTGCTTCAGTAAAAGGAGACCTAAGACGGAGAGATTGCCGTGCAATACCAGATTTTCAGGGATGTCTTTTAACTCTGGCAAATTCTCAAAGGTAAATTTCAATAAGTTGTTGAAAAGCGGGCTGTTCTCTACATATTTTGCTTCCAGGACGGTCAAGTTCATTAAAACATTACATATGCTCACCATGGCCAAACGAGCATCTTTCATATCCTCAAGAATTTCTGGTGTTAGTTCTGGTTTTGGTTGACTGAGCGCTTTCAATCTTTCTGCTCTTGGTACTGGTGGTCTTTTATAATTAACGATAGTCCAATAAAATTCTAACGCCTCTACCAGAATGGCATCACCTCCTGTTTTTAGTATTATTGCCCTGGATTCATCTTCCACTGCCAAATGACAAAGGGCAGGCAAGAGGATTCTTAACAAATCCACTTGTCCTAATGGTTCATTTTCTACTGATTGACCTGCCTTCTCTGCGATTCTGCGTGCTTTGAAGGTATGAAAACTGTCAAATGCCATCTCCAACATAAATGGCAGTAGTTTGTAGACCTGATCGCGCATTGCAGTGGTCTCTTGTGCCAACCAAGCAGCTAATACTCTTACAGTGGCGCAAACAAAGAGTTTATCTTCACCAGTAGGTTTGGCTTTGTTCTGAGTTATGCCTAGGAGAAGATTTATCACAGCTGTGAAAGCTCCTTTTAGAGCAGAATACATGGTTTGCCGCTCTTTCTGATCAATATCCACAGTATCTTGAGCAATAAAATTCAAGGACAATTCCAATATAACATAACAAGCAATTATTAACTGTTGATTAGCTTGAGTGCCTTTAAGGGACTTCCCATCAAGCTGCATCCTAACTTCAATGGCAGCTAATTGAATcaacaaaagaaatatttgtttacttttgaCTTCATCGTTAAAAATCCACTCCACTCCTAGCAAATCTAACATGCTAGAAGTTAAAATGAGAGCTGGATTTCTTTGGGCGGGACCTACTTTGCTTTGCAGAATGTCTGTTAATCCTTTGTAAATACTCTGAGGCCACGTTTCGCTTGCAGCACTTTCAGCAACAATTTTCCTTGGACAGTTGAAAATAATTGCATTAAGACTTTCTGCTAATTCAAACTTTCTTTTATCTTGGTCAGTTTCAAAATCTAGAGCTATTTTGTTAACTAAAGCATGGAATGCTTTGGGATCTTTGGGATCCCAAGAGTGTGCTCCTTTTTTGGCAACAAGAAGTCCCATGATGTTCAAGGCCTCATCTGACTGGAAACTGGCACTTGAGTATATTTGGCTAAGGATATCAATAGCCCCTGAATCCGTAAGGGTTTTCTGACCAGGGCCATATAGAGCAATGCCCTTAAGGCAGTTGTAGGCCTCTCCAATGGACATGAGGTTGTCATCATTCTCACTGTCGGCAGACTTAACTATGTTAAGGAACACAGGAATCAAATCCAgcatttcctttttaattgCTAACTGTTCTTCTGAACAAAATACTGTGAGGATGTTCAGGGCAAGTGATCTATAGATTGAAGGTGGGCAATCAACAGGAACATTATCAGTAGTCAGCAATCGGCGCAGAAAGTCGAACCCAATGGCCTCGAAGATGGCAACTTTAGCGGCAGGGGTGGCATGTTTTCCCTTGCATATTTTGGTTACCATAAACAGTGCAGCAAACTTTTCATTGTCACCAGGAGCATTCTTCAACAAATTACAACACTTTTGCACAGCTTCAGAAACCTCCCCCGCCATAGTAGCGATTGAAATTTATTCGCGTTTACTGGAACTATTTGCCGGTGTTCTTTACTTTGGGAACATCGAAAAGGCACTGAAACGCTCCACGTTCTAATGTTCAAGTTATATTTAGAATCAACTACTTTTAGAGTTTCTATATTCGGCAATTTATGTGCGGCATATCGGCTTAcgtatttttagatattagTCGTTGACTTCACTGCGTGGTAACGTTGGAGGAAAGCCTGCTTTCCTaagatttttcgttttaaacaTTAAGTCCGTTTAAAATTAGATAAACAAATATCCGTCCtgctaaatttatttcaaagttcAGATTCTTTTGAGGttaaatttctttgttttgtGTAGGAATGGGTACGAATATCGATATTTGACAATGTTATTgtagaaaatgtaaattttgaaaatattatgcaTTTCATAGCAATTGCTTTGTAGCCATTTTCACGTGTCAATAGTTAAATTTAAGATGATGTATTTTTCCTTATACAGAACATTCAAAAGCTTCAAATTCCaatatttttccagttttgatCGTGCTATTGTTAGGGTCATTTTATGAAAGAAAGCCTCTATGAATATATAGCTGTAAATGCTTCGTTCCGTAACTCAGGCACTCCCAAGATGTTAAaactttgtatttttatagattataccaatttttgagacattacattgaaaattttaaactgcatcgtttaaaattttcatgataCGCCGCTGGTCGCTTAGCCCCTAAATCCTGAATTTTACGTGTAGTTTAGTAATTTTTCtgcctttttctttttttctcacTTTTAATTGTGTTAAAGTTACTTCCGAAATTGCAACAactcacaatttttttctatttacgtTTTTGGTGTAGTTTCAAATACGGGTaaactgtataaaaaatacagtAAGACTGTGGTCGTTTCTATGCTATTTCCACAATATATGTTGGTTGAAAGGAATACTATACAGAGAAACGAAAGAAACAAATAGTTTATATATTGAAAAGGGAATTTCAAATCAAGAACTTAGCtgccagtggcgtaccacaAAAAAAGCAgcagcgatttttttaaatgtaattagtTAGGTTCTAAACACAGTTTGaatataaaacttaaaaggtagcaaattatttttcatgttaaaACATTCATGGCCATCAACAAACCTGATTCTCACTTCAGCTGATCCGTTTCCTGGACTATTAATATAAGCTAAAATCAACAAGATCCGCAATAGCTTCGCCACAATAAAAATCCAACTGAAAGCCGACGAGCAAGTGTttgtttgcgcacataaattaaGCTAATTTACAGGTCGTTAGCCAGTTGTGATTGACGCAAGTGATTTTAGAAGACAGCATGGGTGTTTTTTAGTCTATGCATGCAAATGATTCACGTTCTGCACAAGTTTacaatgcaattttaatttattggtaCCATTAGATCTATGCAGTTGTGCATTCACCATTTTATCGAGATAATAACAAAAagcattgaaataatttaaaaatctatgaatagtaattttttttaacatagttTAACGACATATGCGTGTAATTTCAATgttcaacaattttcaaactaCTCCGTATaactaataaatatgtaaaaatatataaactgCAGGTAATTGATAAATACTGAATAGTGACATGAGAATGACTTCAGCATTCTCTAAGAAACGAAATTAtgtagtaaaaataataattaagatttGATTATATCAACATTAATTTTcatgattaaaataattatggaTTTTATTATACTTTTGCTATAGTTaga encodes:
- the Neurochondrin gene encoding neurochondrin homolog, with translation MAGEVSEAVQKCCNLLKNAPGDNEKFAALFMVTKICKGKHATPAAKVAIFEAIGFDFLRRLLTTDNVPVDCPPSIYRSLALNILTVFCSEEQLAIKKEMLDLIPVFLNIVKSADSENDDNLMSIGEAYNCLKGIALYGPGQKTLTDSGAIDILSQIYSSASFQSDEALNIMGLLVAKKGAHSWDPKDPKAFHALVNKIALDFETDQDKRKFELAESLNAIIFNCPRKIVAESAASETWPQSIYKGLTDILQSKVGPAQRNPALILTSSMLDLLGVEWIFNDEVKSKQIFLLLIQLAAIEVRMQLDGKSLKGTQANQQLIIACYVILELSLNFIAQDTVDIDQKERQTMYSALKGAFTAVINLLLGITQNKAKPTGEDKLFVCATVRVLAAWLAQETTAMRDQVYKLLPFMLEMAFDSFHTFKARRIAEKAGQSVENEPLGQVDLLRILLPALCHLAVEDESRAIILKTGGDAILVEALEFYWTIVNYKRPPVPRAERLKALSQPKPELTPEILEDMKDARLAMVSICNVLMNLTVLEAKYVENSPLFNNLLKFTFENLPELKDIPENLVLHGNLSVLGLLLLKQLSNKVKKNDFSICRFVQATIRFLWDAYIIDESNDPNELVVAMSYKEHWLEIMELWFLGMQTLAGIISQIPWISDFIIESGWAEGIIQLLKKVKIGTLPANVKSAFEDFLCHLVDANESVVEVLKKAEALRVCRNHRLMELGKKLFGD